A window of the Brassica oleracea var. oleracea cultivar TO1000 chromosome C1, BOL, whole genome shotgun sequence genome harbors these coding sequences:
- the LOC106315844 gene encoding uncharacterized protein LOC106315844: MAPLKYLCFRKVLLLLLLFSCSSFFATFASSETSVDDELQQTQSLDLHFRVRRLLVKDLEISDDVEETNPPPRKKKKLTDSVTSPSSTSGTKKNQTKVIKPISSSAKNQTKLAKTTSSKLNSTKSSSNTTKAGSDLKKLKPSNSTSSTKKPADLSKSTSSKNKTTTKPQSSKLSPPPEKKKAQPTSKPATKPKPAEKAIKPFWLDDEEDEDFVSEFRDLPTRFQRSLIPDLERISTTSKSYINKANKEITKNFKPYFGNKYSPTIASVVSFVFILVPLLLVSLVFNRFKAYFSLQKLLIFIQIYLSIYFSILCLSSLATGVEPLKFLYATSSSTYVCLQIMQTLGYVFYLLLLLMYLVLVFSTDCGLGLRVLGLAQTFVGFAVGLHYYVAVFHRVVLRQPPKTNWKVHGVYATCFLLICLLSSAERRKKEYLEDGGEEGKKN; the protein is encoded by the coding sequence ATGGCTCCACTCAAGTACTTGTGTTTTAGAAAGGTACTCTTGTTGCTCCTCCTCTTTTCTTGCTCTTCTTTCTTTGCTACTTTTGCCTCATCAGAAACTTCTGTTGATGATGAGCTACAACAAACACAATCCTTAGATCTACATTTTCGAGTGAGAAGACTGTTGGTAAAAGATCTAGAAATTAGCGATGATGTTGAGGAAACCAATCCTCCTCCTCGCAAGAAGAAGAAGCTTACAGATTCTGTTACATCACCATCATCAACATCCGGTACAAAAAAGAACCAAACCAAGGTCATTAAACCGATCTCTTCATCGGCCAAGAACCAGACTAAACTCGCCAAGACTACCTCTTCCAAACTCAACTCAACCAAATCATCTTCCAACACGACCAAGGCCGGATCAGACCTCAAGAAGCTCAAACCCTCAAATTCTACTTCCTCGACCAAGAAACCAGCAGATCTGTCCAAATCAACCTCATCAAAAAACAAAACCACCACAAAACCTCAAAGCTCCAAACTCTCTCCTCCTCCAGAGAAAAAGAAAGCACAACCAACCTCAAAACCAGCGACCAAGCCCAAACCAGCAGAGAAAGCAATCAAACCCTTCTGGCTAGACGACGAGGAAGACGAAGACTTCGTCAGCGAGTTCAGAGACCTCCCAACCAGATTTCAAAGATCACTAATCCCAGACCTAGAGAGAATCTCAACCACATCGAAAAGCTACATCAACAAAGCCAACAAAGAGATCACCAAGAACTTCAAACCCTACTTCGGCAACAAGTACTCACCGACCATCGCCTCCGTCGTCTCCTTCGTCTTCATCCTCGTCCCTCTCCTCCTAGTCTCCCTCGTCTTCAACCGTTTCAAAGCCTACTTCTCCCTCCAGAAACTCCTCATCTTCATCCAAATCTACCTCTCCATCTACTTCTCCATCCTCTGCCTCTCCTCGCTCGCCACCGGCGTCGAGCCTCTCAAGTTCCTCTACGCCACCTCCAGCTCGACCTACGTTTGCTTGCAGATCATGCAGACCTTGGGCTACGTCTTCTACCTCTTGCTTCTCCTCATGTACCTCGTCCTCGTCTTCTCGACTGATTGTGGTTTGGGCCTTAGAGTTTTGGGCCTGGCTCAGACGTTCGTGGGCTTTGCGGTGGGTCTGCATTATTACGTGGCGGTGTTTCATAGGGTGGTGCTTCGTCAGCCTCCGAAGACGAACTGGAAGGTGCACGGTGTCTACGCCACGTGTTTTCTTCTGATTTGTTTGTTGTCTAGTGCGGAGAGGAGGAAGAAAGAGTACTTGGAAGATGGCGGTGAGGAAGGCAAGAAAAATTGA
- the LOC106324847 gene encoding uncharacterized protein LOC106324847 translates to MERSTPVRNPHTSTADLLSWSETPPPDHSSSSAARSHQPSDGISKVLGGGQITDEEAQSLNKLKNCSGYKLKEMTGSGIFTNEPKGVSESDSTTGLRYYQQTLNGVSQISFSADGNVSPKKPTTLTEVAKQRELSGNLLTEADLKSKKQISSAKIEEISGHNIFGPPTEIQPPRSLAAAQQEARRGNRDMGEPAPRNLRTSVKVSNPAGGQSNILFSEEPEVKTSKKIHDQKFQELTGNGIFKGDESPGTGDKQLSSAKLREMSGNNIFADGKSESRDYFGGVRKPPGGESSISLV, encoded by the exons ATGGAGAGAAGCACGCCAGTGAGAAACCCTCACACCTCCACCGCCGATCTGCTTTCCTGGTCGGAAACTCCTCCTCCTGATCACTCATCCTCTTCCGCCGCTCGTTCTCACCAG CCGTCAGATGGAATCAGCAAGGTTCTCGGCGGCGGTCAGATCACAGACGAGGAGGCTCAGTCCCTCAATAAGCT GAAGAACTGCTCAGGTTACAAGTTAAAAGAGATGACTGGCAGTGGCATCTTTACTAATGAGCCCAAAGGCGTCTCTGAATCCGATTCTACTACAGGACTTCGTTACTATCAA CAAACTCTGAACGGAGTGAGTCAGATATCTTTCAGCGCCGACGGTAATGTCTCCCCGAAGAAACCAACCACTTTAACCGAGGTTGCAAAGCAGAGAGAGCTGAGCGGAAACTTGCTAACCGAGGCGGACCTAAAGAGCAAGAAGCAGATATCGAGCGCTAAGATCGAAGAGATAAGCGGTCACAACATCTTCGGACCTCCAACTGAGATCCAGCCTCCTCGATCCTTGGCCGCTGCTCAGCAAGAAGCTAGACGAGGTAACAGAGACATGGGAGAGCCTGCTCCAAGGAACCTTCGCACCTCTGTTAAAGTTTCCAAT CCTGCGGGAGGACAGAGCAACATACTGTTTAGTGAAGAGCCTGAAGTGAAGACGTCGAAGAAGATACATGACCAGAAGTTTCAGGAGCTCACGGGCAATGGTATTTTCAAAGGAGATGAGTCTCCTGGGACTGGAGACAAGCAGCTGAGCTCAGCTAAGCTCAGGGAGATGAGCGGGAACAATATATTTGCAGACGGGAAGTCAGAGTCCCGAGACTACTTTGGAGGTGTGAGGAAGCCTCCAGGCGGTGAGAGCAGCATCTCTTTGGTCTAA
- the LOC106342293 gene encoding 50S ribosomal protein L23, which produces MGSRLGRRVVHFANLPIKLLMPTKLTNIHEFALKTIPSATKIEIKRVLESLYGFEVEKVNTLNMDGKKKKRGGLLIAKADYKKAYVTLKNPLSISRDLFPVKFIEEDRKSKVKGSSFVEEEDDKKSHWLDQKEKREIGGYGNGKGRRGGGERSASPAKGVASAAAGAKFPWSSMRFGGK; this is translated from the coding sequence ATGGGGAGTCGATTGGGAAGACGAGTGGTTCATTTCGCGAACCTTCCGATCAAGCTTCTGATGCCCACGAAGCTGACGAACATTCACGAGTTCGCTCTGAAAACGATCCCATCCGCGACCAAGATCGAGATCAAGCGAGTCCTCGAGTCTCTATACGGGTTCGAGGTCGAGAAGGTGAACACTTTAAACATGGACGGGAAGAAGAAGAAGCGCGGCGGGTTGCTGATAGCGAAGGCGGACTACAAGAAGGCTTACGTCACGCTCAAAAACCCTTTGTCGATTTCCAGGGATCTGTTCCCGGTGAAGTTTATCGAGGAAGATAGGAAGAGTAAAGTGAAAGGATCTAGCTTTGTGGAGGAGGAGGATGATAAGAAGAGTCACTGGCTTGATCAGAAGGAGAAGAGGGAGATCGGTGGTTATGGTAATGGTAAAGGTCGTCGCGGCGGCGGTGAAAGGTCTGCTTCGCCGGCGAAAGGTGTTGCTTCTGCTGCTGCGGGGGCTAAGTTTCCATGGAGCAGCATGAGATTTGGCGGCAAGTAA
- the LOC106302779 gene encoding cytochrome P450 79B1, with amino-acid sequence MNTFTSNSSDLTSTTTQTSPFSNMYLLTTLQAFVAITLVMLLKKVFTTDKKKLSLPPGPTGWPIIGMVPTMLKSRPVFRWLHSIMKQLNTEIACVRLGNTHVITVTCPKIAREILKQQDALFASRPMTYAQNVLSNGYKTCVITPFGEQFKKMRKVVMTELVCPARHRWLHQKRAEENDHLTAWVYNLVKNSGSVDFRFVTRHYCGNAIKKLMFGTRTFSENTAPDGGPTAEDIEHMEAMFEALGFTFSFCISDYLPMLTGLDLNGHEKIMRDSSAIMDKYHDPIVDARIKMWREGKRTQIEDFLDIFISIKDEQGNPLLTADEIKPTIKELVMAAPDNPSNAVEWAMAEMVNKPEILRKAMEEIDRVVGKERLVQESDIPKLNYVKAILREAFRLHPVAAFNLPHVALSDATVAGYHIPKGSQVLLSRYGLGRNPKVWADPLSFKPERHLNECSEVTLTENDLRFISFSTGKRGCAAPALGTALTTMMLARLLQGFTWKLPENETRVELMESSHDMFLAKPLVMVGELRLPEHLYPTVK; translated from the exons ATGAACACATTTACCTCAAACTCTTCGGATCTCACTTCCACTACAACGCAAACGTCTCCGTTCAGCAACATGTATCTCCTCACAACGCTCCAGGCCTTTGTGGCTATAACCTTGGTGATGCTTCTCAAGAAAGTCTTCACCACGGATAAAAAGAAATTGTCTCTCCCGCCGGGTCCCACCGGATGGCCGATCATCGGAATGGTCCCAACGATGCTAAAGAGCCGTCCCGTTTTCCGGTGGCTCCACAGCATCATGAAGCAGCTAAACACCGAGATAGCATGCGTGAGGCTAGGAAACACTCACGTGATCACCGTCACATGCCCGAAGATAGCACGTGAGATACTCAAGCAACAAGACGCTCTCTTCGCCTCGAGACCCATGACTTACGCACAGAATGTCCTCTCTAACGGATACAAAACATGCGTGATCACTCCCTTCGGTGAACAATTCAAGAAAATGAGGAAAGTCGTGATGACTGAACTCGTTTGTCCCGCGAGGCACAGGTGGCTTCACCAGAAGAGAGCAGAAGAGAACGATCATTTAACCGCTTGGGTATACAACCTGGTCAAGAACTCGGGCTCGGTCGATTTTCGGTTCGTCACGAGGCATTACTGTGGAAATGCTATCAAGAAGCTTATGTTCGGGACAAGAACGTTCTCTGAAAACACTGCACCGGACGGTGGACCGACCGCTGAGGATATCGAGCATATGGAAGCTATGTTCGAAGCATTAGGGTTTACTTTCTCCTTTTGTATCTCTGATTATCTACCTATGCTCACGGGACTTGATCTTAACGGCCACGAGAAGATCATGAGAGATTCGAGTGCTATTATGGACAAGTATCACGATCCTATCGTCGATGCACGGATCAAGATGTGGAGAGAAGGCAAGAGAACTCAAATCGAGGATTTTCTAGACATTTTTATTTCTATCAAGGATGAACAAGGAAACCCATTGCTTACCGCCGATGAAATTAAACCCACCATTAAG GAGCTTGTAATGGCGGCGCCAGACAATCCATCAAACGCCGTAGAATGGGCCATGGCGGAGATGGTGAACAAACCGGAGATTCTCCGCAAAGCAATGGAAGAAATCGACAGAGTTGTCGGAAAAGAAAGACTTGTCCAAGAATCCGACATCCCAAAACTCAACTACGTCAAAGCTATTCTCCGTGAAGCCTTCCGTCTCCATCCCGTCGCTGCCTTTAACCTCCCACACGTGGCACTTTCCGACGCAACCGTCGCCGGATATCACATCCCTAAAGGGAGCCAAGTCCTTCTCAGCCGATATGGGCTGGGTCGTAACCCGAAAGTTTGGGCCGACCCACTGAGCTTTAAACCGGAGAGGCATCTCAACGAATGCTCTGAAGTTACTTTGACGGAGAATGATCTCCGGTTTATCTCGTTTAGTACGGGTAAAAGAGGTTGTGCTGCTCCGGCTTTAGGTACGGCGTTGACCACGATGATGCTCGCGAGACTTCTTCAAGGTTTCACTTGGAAGTTGCCTGAGAATGAGACACGTGTTGAGCTGATGGAGTCCAGTCATGATATGTTTTTGGCTAAACCATTGGTTATGGTCGGTGAGTTGAGACTCCCAGAGCATCTTTACCCGACGGTGAAGTAA
- the LOC106302805 gene encoding adenylyl-sulfate kinase 2, chloroplastic-like yields MEGLAIRASRPSIFCSLPGVGGDPQRRPPSDGFLNFPASSNAADNTKLVVNSGSFHPISAVNVSTQASLTADFLALSETNVKEERINGEKKADNIVWHESSICRCDRQQLLQQKGCVIWITGLSGSGKSTVACALSKALFERGKLTYTLDGDNVRHGLNRDLTFKAEDRTENIRRIGEVAKLFADVGVICIASLISPYRRDRDECRSLLPEGDFVEVFMDVPLSVCESRDPKGLYKLARAGKIKGFTGIDDPYEAPLNCEVVLKHTGDDFSSSPRQMAENIICYLQNKGYLEG; encoded by the exons ATGGAAGGATTAGCTATCAGAGCATCGAGACCGTCCATTTTCTGCTCTCTACCAGGTGTCGGCGGCGATCCTCAGCGACGCCCTCCAAGTGACGGCTTCCTCAATTTTCCGGCGTCATCCAATGCGGCGGATAACACAAAACTAGTCGTGAATTCTGGTTCTTTTCATCCAATCTCCGCCGTCAATGTGTCTACTCAAGCTTCTCTCACCGCAGATTTTCTCGCCCTTTCAG AAACGAATGTGAAAGAGGAGAGAATCAACGGAGAAAAGAAGGCAGACAACATCGTATGGCACGAGAGTTCCATCTGCCGATGCGACAGACAACAACTTCTTCAACAAAAGGGTTGTGTCATTTGGATCACTGGTCTCAGCGGTTCCGGGAAAAGCACTGTTGCTTGTGCTCTAAGCAAAGCTCTGTTTGAAAGAGGCAAACTCACTTACACGCTTGACGGAGACAATGTACGCCACGGCCTTAACCGGGATCTCACTTTCAAAGCTGAGGATCGTACCGAAAACATACGAAGGATAG GTGAAGTGGCAAAGCTGTTTGCTGACGTTGGCGTCATTTGTATAGCGAGTTTGATTTCCCCTTACCGAAGAGACAGAGATGAGTGCCGGTCGTTGTTACCCGAAGGAGATTTCGTGGAG GTTTTCATGGACGTTCCTCTTTCTGTGTGCGAGTCAAGAGATCCAAAGGGGTTGTATAAACTCGCTCGTGCCGGTAAAATCAAAG GCTTTACTGGAATCGACGACCCTTACGAGGCGCCACTGAATTGCGAG GTCGTGCTCAAACACACGGGCGACGACTTTTCTTCTTCGCCACGTCAGATGGCTGAAAACATCATCTGTTACTTGCAAAACAAAGGTTACCTTGAGGGTTAA
- the LOC106299646 gene encoding TLD domain-containing protein 2 — MSKHIYMRSKAVHSVQRSAPPPPLQVPKVFISFFSFFLSCCCVDSVQDESKRNQLDCVTEEKPKEKESFFLSWYKHHLKNFFHAVKFPKERKGTSVVNPDDGEEENEYDAGLEKKPMQNKEEPTIVVQAVTLPEISDPSLLLKEQSRRSLYTSLPALVQGRKWVLLYSTWRHGISLSTLYRKSQLWPGLSLLVVGDKKGSVFGGLVEAPLIPTDYKYQGTNNTFVFTDKSGQPTVYHPTGANRFYTLCSKDFLALGGGGRFALYLDSELLHGSSACSETYGNSCLANSQDFDVKEVELWGFVYGSKYDEVLSLSRKTETICRWS; from the exons ATGAGTAAACACATATATATGAGAAGCAAAGCAGTGCACTCCGTCCAAAGATCTGCTCCTCCTCCTCCTCTTCAGGTCCCCAAAGTTTTCATCTCTTTTTTCTCTTTCTTTTTGTCTTGTTGTTGTGTTGACTCAGTCCAG GATGAGTCAAAGAGAAATCAACTAGATTGTGTAACTGAAGAGAAGCCTAAGGAGAAGGAGAGCTTCTTCTTGTCTTGGTATAAACACCATTTGAAGAACTTTTTTCACGCTGTTAAGTTTCCCAAGGAGCGAAAGGGAACTTCTGTTGTGAATCCTGATGATGGTGAAGAAGAAAATGAATATGATGCTGGCCTGGAGAAGAAGCCCATGCAGAATAAAGAGGAACCAACAATAGTAGTACAAGCAGTTACTCTACCTGAAATTTCAGATCCCTCTTTACTGTTAAAAGAGCAGTCGAGACGTTCCCTTTATACTTCACTTCCTGCTCTTGTTCAGGGCAGGAAATGGGTATTGCTCTACAG TACATGGAGGCACGGTATATCACTGTCAACGCTATACAGGAAAAGCCAACTCTGGCCTGGTCTCAGTTTACTG GTTGTCGGAGACAAAAAGGGTTCGGTATTTGGTGGTCTTGTCGAGGCACCTTTGATTCCAACTGATTATAAGTATCAG GGAACCAACAATACATTTGTTTTCACTGATAAGTCTGGACAACCCACAGTATACCATCCCACAG GTGCAAATCGGTTTTACACGTTATGCTCAAAGGACTTCCTAGCTCTCGGCGGTGGTGGACGGTTTGCTCTCTATCTAGACAGTGAGCT GCTACACGGATCAAGTGCTTGCTCAGAGACATACGGGAACTCTTGTCTTGCAAACTCTCAGGACTTTGATGTTAAGGAAGTGGAG TTATGGGGATTTGTGTATGGCTCAAAGTATGATGAGGTTCTATCTCTCAGCAGGAAAACCGAGACTATTTGCAGGTGGTCATGA
- the LOC106317435 gene encoding uncharacterized protein LOC106317435 gives MASTGEGRKQQFASAADGNAPLKYPSFKSPPKPSLTDTVIDVSPEEEEETAFPLREDRPLVQDVCTISVLPDEGNTVPPQCTSSQFTLLSFVKALLPSKNQMFIDAQLNCQKTQNRINVLLGGTDSYQYCVVDINVEKGNGGEAHDGGVVGNVKSESVHMQKVLQRQASMTTDKAISERCHDAPANRWRRYKRAASFDSRKIVILFSILSSVGTLILIYLTLRVRQSGDNSFNHM, from the exons ATGGCCTCCACTGGCGAAGGG AGGAAGCAGCAATTCGCAAGTGCTGCAGATGGGAACGCACCTCTCAAGTATCCAAGCTTCAAGTCTCCTCCTAAGCCTAGCCTCACCGATACCGTCATAG ATGTGTCTCCTGAGGAGGAGGAAGAAACTGCTTTCCCTTTGAGAGAAGACCGTCCACTA GTCCAAGACGTGTGTACTATCTCCGTCTTACCTGACGAAGGCAATACTGTCCCGCCGCAATGTACCTCCTCTCAGTTTACTCTCTTGAGCTTCGTCAAGGCTCTGCTTCCTTCTAAAAACCAGATGTTCATCGACGCGCAACTCAACTGTCAGAAGACTCAGAACCGGATCAATGTTCTTCTGGGAGGCACTGATTCCTACCAGTATTGCGTCGTGGACATTAACGTCGAGAAAGGGAACGGTGGTGAGGCCCATGACGGAGGAGTCGTTGGAAATGTCAAGTCCGAGAGTGTA CATATGCAGAAGGTATTGCAGAGACAAGCAAGCATGACCACTG ATAAAGCTATCTCAGAGAGATGCCATGATGCACCAGCCAACAGGTGGAGAAGATACAAGCGTGCCGCTTCATTTGATTCTAGGAAAATCGTCATCCTGTTCTCCATCTT ATCAAGTGTGGGAACGTTGATATTGATCTACTTGACACTGAGAGTGAGGCAAAGCGGAGACAACAGCTTCAATCATATGTAG
- the LOC106302799 gene encoding ubiquitin carboxyl-terminal hydrolase 3 has product MGAAGSKLEKALGDQFPEGERYFGFENFGNTCYCNSVLQALYFCVPFREQLLEYYTSNKSVPDAEENLMTCLADLFSQISSQKKKTGVIAPKRFVQRLKKQNELFRSYMHQDAHEFLNYLLNEVVDILEKEAKATKTEHKTSSSPEKIANGPKAPLANGVHKEPVVTWVHNIFQGILTNETRCLRCETVTARDETFLDLSLDIEQNSSITSCLKNFSSTETLHSEDKFFCDKCCSLQEAQKRMKIKKPPHILVIHLKRFKYMEQLGRYKKLSYRVVFPLELKLSNTVEPYTDVEYSLFAVVVHVGSGPNHGHYVSLVKSHNHWLFFDDENVEMIEESAVQTFFGSSQEYSSNTDHGYILFYESLGPTK; this is encoded by the exons ATGGGGGCGGCGGGGTCCAAACTCGAGAAAGCTCTCGGCGACCAGTTCCCGGAAGGAGAACGCTACTTCGGCTTCGAGAATTTCGGCAACACTTGCTACTGCAACAGCGTTTTGCAG GCTCTTTATTTTTGTGTTCCCTTTCGTGAACAATTGCTTGAATACTATACCAGTAATAAAAGCGTCCCTGATGCTGAAGAGAATCTTATGACTTGCCTAGCTGACTTATTCTCTCAG ATAAGTTCCCAGAAGAAGAAAACGGGCGTTATTGCGCCTAAGCGTTTCGTGCAGAGGTTGAAGAAACAGAATGAGCTGTTCCGTAGTTACATGCACCAG GATGCACATGAATTCCTCAACTATTTGCTGAACGAAGTTGTTGACATACTGGAGAAAGAGGCTAAAGCTACAAAGACTGAACATAAAACTTCATCGTCTCCTGAAAAGATTGCAAACGGACCGAAAGCTCCTCTGGCTAATGGCGTGCACAAGGAGCCAGTTGTTACCTGGGTGCACAATATTTTTCAG GGCATACTTACAAACGAGACAAGGTGTCTGCGGTGCGAGACTGTGACAGCAAGAGACGAAACGTTCCTAGACCTAAGCCTTGATATCGAACAGAACAGTTCCATAACTAGCTGTTTGAAAAACTTCAGCTCCACAGAGACTCTTCACTCTGAAGACAAGTTTTTCTGTGACAAATGCTGCAG CTTACAGGAAGCACAAAAGAGGATGAAGATCAAGAAGCCACCACACATCTTAGTCATCCATCTAAAACGGTTCAAGTACATGGAACAGCTAGGTCGTTACAAGAAGCTATCTTACCGAGTTGTCTTTCCTTTGGAGCTAAAACTGAGCAACACGGTGGAGCCCTATACAGACGTCGAGTACTCCCTCTTTGCAGTGGTGGTTCATGTGGGAAGCGGACCGAACCATGGTCATTACGTAAGCCTAGTGAAAAGCCATAACCATTGGCTCTTCTTTGATGATGAGAACGTGGAGATGATTGAAGAATCAGCAGTGCAAACATTCTTTGGATCGTCTCAGGAGTACTCGAGCAACACTGATCATGGTTACATCTTGTTCTATGAGAGCCTTGGACCAACCAAGTAA
- the LOC106302771 gene encoding pentatricopeptide repeat-containing protein At4g39952, mitochondrial, with amino-acid sequence MLMLKRACLLFKPRHITVRTLSSSSSSSYIDRHISAILSDQISTLESLRKHNALIITGGNSDNIFVASKLIQSYASFKKPNLSSKVFDLVTQRDVFLWNSIIKAHFSNGDYPKALSFFFSMLLSSQSLDHFTAPMVVSACAELTWHEIGCFVHGLVSKHGGFERNCAVGASFVYFYSKCGFLEDARHVFDEMPERDVFAWTAVINGHVQNEESERGLEYLRKMHSACSESDDEKLNARTLECGFQACVNLGALREGRCLHGFAVKTGLASSTFSFYTKCGSPGEAYLAFRELGDDQEDVFSWTSIIASLARSGNVEGSFGMFWEMQRKGIQADGVVVSCLINELGKMMLVAQGKAFHGFVIRRCFSLDGTVCNSLLSMYCKFELLSVAEKLFFRIRDVGDKEAWNTMVKGYGKMKCEVKCIESFRKILNLGVEIDSGSLVSVISSCSHIGAVLLGKSLHCYAVKTSFDLATSVVNSLIDLYGKMGDLTVAWRMFSEADKSSVVTWNAMIASYVHCERSDKAIALFDRMISENFKPSSITLVTVLMACANTGSLERGQKIHRYITETEHDMNLSLTTALIDMYAKSGQLEKSRQLFNNADQKDTVCWNVMISGYGMHGDVESAIELFEQMEESDDVEPTGPTFLALLSACTHAGLVEQGKSLFLKMQEYNVKPSLKHYSCLVDLLSRSGNLEEAEATVMSMPFSPDGAIWGTMLSSCMSQEEYEMGIRMAGLAVGSDPGNDGYYIMLANMYSAAGNWEEAERAREMMKESGVGKKAGHSVVY; translated from the coding sequence ATGCTAATGTTGAAACGAGCCTGTCTCCTCTTCAAACCCAGACATATTACTGTCCGAACACTCTCTTCTTCTTCCTCCTCAAGCTACATCGATCGCCATATCAGTGCGATTCTCAGTGATCAAATCTCGACTCTAGAATCTCTCCGCAAACACAACGCTCTCATCATCACAGGAGGAAACTCAGACAACATCTTCGTCGCTTCGAAGCTGATTCAATCCTACGCCTCTTTCAAGAAACCTAATCTATCTTCCAAAGTCTTCGACTTGGTCACTCAAAGAGATGTGTTTCTATGGAACTCCATCATCAAAGCGCATTTCTCCAACGGAGATTACCCAAAGGCGCTGTCTTTCTTCTTCTCGATGCTCTTGTCTTCCCAATCGCTTGATCATTTCACCGCTCCGATGGTTGTCTCCGCTTGCGCAGAGCTTACGTGGCACGAGATTGGGTGTTTCGTTCACGGGTTGGTTTCGAAACACGGAGGCTTCGAACGGAACTGCGCGGTGGGAGCTTCCTTTGTGTATTTTTACTCAAAGTGTGGGTTTTTAGAAGATGCGCGTCATGTGTTCGACGAAATGCCTGAGAGAGATGTGTTCGCTTGGACCGCGGTTATAAACGGGCATGTTCAGAATGAAGAGAGCGAGAGAGGTCTTGAGTATCTTCGCAAGATGCATAGTGCTTGTTCTGAATCTGATGATGAGAAGCTGAATGCGAGAACGTTGGAATGTGGGTTCCAAGCTTGTGTGAATTTGGGAGCTTTGAGAGAAGGAAGGTGTCTTCATGGGTTTGCGGTTAAAACCGGTTTAGCTTCTTCGACTTTTTCGTTTTATACAAAATGCGGGAGTCCAGGTGAGGCGTATCTTGCTTTCCGTGAGCTTGGTGATGATCAAGAAGATGTGTTTTCATGGACCTCGATTATAGCTTCGCTGGCGAGATCAGGGAACGTGGAGGGAAGTTTCGGTATGTTTTGGGAGATGCAGAGAAAGGGAATACAGGCGGATGGTGTTGTCGTTAGTTGTTTGATTAATGAGTTAGGTAAGATGATGCTTGTCGCTCAAGGTAAAGCCTTTCACGGGTTTGTCATAAGGCGTTGTTTTTCTTTAGACGGTACAGTTTGCAATTCGTTGCTGTCCATGTACTGCAAATTTGAGCTTCTCTCTGTGGCTGAGAAGCTTTTCTTTAGGATACGTGACGTAGGAGACAAAGAAGCTTGGAATACGATGGTTAAAGGCTACGGTAAAATGAAATGTGAAGTAAAGTGCATCGAGTCGTTTAGAAAGATTCTGAATCTCGGCGTTGAGATTGACTCTGGTAGCTTGGTCTCTGTCATATCTTCGTGTTCACACATAGGAGCCGTGTTACTAGGGAAGTCGTTGCATTGCTATGCTGTCAAGACTAGCTTTGATCTCGCCACTTCAGTGGTGAACTCCCTCATTGATTTGTATGGAAAGATGGGAGATTTGACTGTCGCTTGGAGGATGTTTAGTGAAGCGGATAAGAGCAGCGTTGTAACTTGGAACGCAATGATTGCGTCTTATGTTCACTGTGAGCGATCCGACAAGGCCATTGCGTTGTTCGATAGAATGATCTCTGAGAATTTCAAACCGAGCTCAATAACTTTGGTGACTGTGCTAATGGCTTGTGCCAATACTGGATCTCTGGAGAGAGGGCAAAAGATTCATCGGTACATCACTGAAACAGAGCACGACATGAATCTTTCTCTCACAACTGCTCTGATCGACATGTACGCTAAGTCCGGACAGCTTGAGAAGTCACGACAGCTGTTTAACAATGCAGATCAAAAGGATACTGTTTGTTGGAATGTAATGATCTCAGGCTATGGAATGCATGGAGACGTAGAATCGGCTATAGAGCTTTTTGAGCAGATGGAAGAGTCTGATGATGTTGAACCAACCGGGCCTACGTTTCTCGCACTTCTATCAGCTTGCACGCACGCAGGTTTAGTCGAACAAGGCAAAAGCCTGTTCCTGAAGATGCAAGAGTACAACGTGAAACCAAGCTTGAAGCATTACTCGTGTCTAGTGGATCTTCTTTCCCGGTCTGGTAATCTGGAGGAAGCTGAAGCCACAGTCATGTCAATGCCGTTCTCACCAGATGGGGCTATATGGGGAACTATGTTGAGCTCATGCATGAGTCAAGAGGAATATGAGATGGGGATAAGAATGGCAGGGCTTGCGGTTGGTAGTGATCCGGGGAACGATGGGTATTATATAATGCTTGCGAACATGTACAGCGCTGCAGGTAATTGGGAAGAAGCGGAGAGGGCAAGAGAGATGATGAAGGAAAGTGGAGTTGGGAAGAAAGCTGGCCATAGTGTAGTCTATTAG